In Vespula vulgaris chromosome 7, iyVesVulg1.1, whole genome shotgun sequence, a single window of DNA contains:
- the LOC127065112 gene encoding alpha-tocopherol transfer protein-like, translated as MSIVPRISYEEELRKNPELKDSDIEILKEWCKKQPHLPKITDSELVLFLHSNYYRLEPTKTTIDTYYTVRTHVPEFFSNRDPLGSKSLRQIIKVVANIPLEMTTKEGYKIVFAKLLDTDPSHYVYNDGMKYFSMILDYWLYTEGTGIGHIILIDMESVSFGHAGRLSPMGLKKFLYYLQEALPVRLKGLHFMNTTAVMDVILNMMKPFMKKELMDVLHVHSTLESIAKFIPLEALPTDVGGKAGFTKDLHEIYTKKIENHRPWFLDDEMNGRVNEALRPGKSKNVTDLFGVEGSFKKLEID; from the exons atgagTATAGTACCAAGAATCAGTTACGAGGAAGAATTACGAAAAAATCCTGAATTGAAAGACTCggatatagaaatattgaaagaatggtGCAAAAAGCAACCTCATTTACCAAAAATCACCGATAGTGAATtggtattatttttacatagcAATTATTACCGATTGGAACCAACCAAAACTACAATAGATACGTATTATACTGTACGAACTCACGTCCCtgaattcttttctaataGAGATCCACTTGGATCAAAGTCACTTcgacaaataataaaagttgt TGCAAATATACCATTGGAGATGACAACGAAAGAGGGTTATAAAATAGTGTTCGCCAAACTACTCGATACCGATCCTTCACATTATGTTTATAACGATggtatgaaatatttcagcATGATTTTGGATTATTGGCTCTATACTGAAGGTACAGGAATAGGCCATATAATTCTTATCGATATGGAAAGTGTGAGCTTTGGTCATGCAGGACGATTGAGTCCTATGGGATTGAAGAAGTTTCTTTACTACCTGCAAGAAGCTTTACCCGTTCGTCTGAAAGGTTTACATTTTATGAACACGACAGCAGTGATGGATGTCATTCTAAATATGATGAAGCCtttcatgaaaaaagaattgatggATGTG TTGCACGTGCACTCCACATTGGAAAGTATCGCTAAGTTTATCCCGTTAGAAGCATTACCGACTGATGTGGGTGGCAAAGCAGGTTTTACCAAGGATTTACacgaaatatatacaaaaaagattgaaaatcaTCGACCTTGGTTCCTGGATGATGAGATGAATGGTCGAGTAAATGAGGCTTTGCGACCtggtaaaagtaaaaatgtaaCGGATCTCTTTGGAGTCGAAGGTAGCTTCAAAAAGCTTGAAATAGATTaa
- the LOC127065113 gene encoding alpha-tocopherol transfer protein-like — translation MFPTNTYSLKEAFKKNPDLKESDLQIIREWLDKQPHLPKIEDIYLVLFLNSNYYKLEPTKITIENFYTIRTHVPEFFSNRDPFLKEIRTQFNVISHIPLKKMTNEGYQIIFGNMIDPEPSHYVFYEGVKYFFMVAELANIKEGPTKGLVYIGDVQNLSLGHISRINLMGIKKFLYFIQEAAPIRLKQIHILNSTPAMELLMNMCKPFMKKELYEMIHFSTLQSLEKFIPVDALPNEIGGKGGNVKDLVNEQIKLLDENREWFLKEEITMRTNESLRVGKPKSSNDLFGVEGSFKKIEID, via the exons ATGTTCCCCACGAATACATACTCATTAAAAGAAGCATTCAAAAAAAATCCTGATCTCAAAGAATCAGACTTACAAATAATTCGTGAATGGCTTGATAAGCAGCCACATTTGCCAAAAATAGAGGATATCTATCTGGTATTATTCCTTAACAGTAATTATTATAAGCTAGAACCAACTAAAATTACGATTGAAAACTTTTATACTATTAGGACTCATGTGCCCGAATTTTTTAGCAACAGAGACCCATTCTTGAAAGAAATTCGTACACAATTCAATGTTAT ATCCCACATCCCATTAAAGAAAATGACCAATGAAggatatcaaataatatttggaAATATGATAGATCCTGAACCATCTCATTACGTATTCTATGAAggcgtaaaatatttttttatggtGGCAGAATTAGCCAATATTAAGGAAGGACCAACTAAGGGATTAGTTTATATTGGTGATGTACAGAACTTATCGCTCGGTCACATAAGTCGTATAAATCTTatgggaataaaaaaatttctatatttcataCAAGAAGCAGCACCGATTCGTTTGAagcaaatacatatattgaatTCTACACCGGCGATGGAGCTCTTGATGAATATGTGTAAACCTTTTATGAAGAAGGAGTTATACGAGATG aTACACTTTTCAACTTTACAAAGTTTGGAAAAATTTATACCCGTTGATGCACTTCCCAACGAGATAGGAGGCAAAGGTGGTAATGTGAAAGATCTCGTTAACGAGCAAATAAAATTGCTTGATGAAAATCGCGAGTGgtttttgaaagaagaaattactATGCGAACGAATGAATCATTACGAGTTGGAAAGCCTAAATCGAGCAATGATCTTTTTGGTGTCGAAGGAAGCTTCAAGAAAATCGAgatcgattaa
- the LOC127065111 gene encoding alpha-tocopherol transfer protein-like — protein sequence MTLQGGISFEEELKKNSELKEDDVRALREWCQKQPHLPKISDSEMALFLHSNYYRMEPTKNTIDTYYTVRTHVPEFFSNRDPISSKDLRKAFQTVANLVLDKTTNDGYKIIYGRLIDIEPSHYVYNDGMKYLNMVIDLWLHEEGTSKGHVILFDTKNVAFGHVGRLNPMGLKKFLYYLQEALPVRLKGFHFMNTSPVMDVILNMMKPFMKKELMDMFHMHSTMETLAKFIPLEILPNESGGQAGPLKDLNDAQVKKLDANRAWFQEEERNCRVNESLRPGKGKTATDLFGVEGSFKKLEID from the exons ATGACGCTACAAGGTGGAATCTCCTTTGAGGaggaattgaaaaaaaattcagaatTGAAAGAAGACGATGTACGAGCGTTAAGAGAGTGGTGTCAAAAACAACCCCATTTACCGAAAATATCTGACAGCGAGATGGCTCTTTTTCTACACagtaattattatcgtatggAACCGACCAAAAATACCATCGATACTTATTATACCGTACGAACTCACGTGCCAGAGTTCTTTTCTAACAGAGATCCTATCAGTTCTAAGGACCTTCGGAAAGCATTTCAAACGGT AGCGAATCTGGTCTTGGATAAGACTACGAATGATGGTTACAAGATCATTTATGGTAGATTGATAGATATCGAACCGTCGCATTATGTTTATAACGATGGTATGAAGTATCTTAACATGGTAATTGATCTCTGGCTTCACGAAGAGGGCACATCCAAAGGTCACGTGATCCTCTTTGACACAAAGAACGTTGCGTTCGGTCACGTGGGTCGTTTAAATCCTAtgggattaaaaaaattcctttATTACTTACAAGAAGCTTTACCCGTACGTCTTAAGGGTTTCCATTTTATGAATACCTCGCCAGTTATGGACGTTATTCTTAACATGATGAAGCCTTTCATGAAGAAAGAATTGATGGACATG TTTCACATGCATTCGACTATGGAAACTTTAGCTAAGTTTATACCCTTGGAAATACTTCCAAACGAGTCGGGCGGACAAGCAGGCCCTTTGAAAGACTTGAACGATGCTCAAGTAAAGAAATTAGATGCCAATCGTGCTTGGTttcaagaggaagaaagaaattgtcgCGTTAACGAATCTCTACGTCCTGGCAAAGGAAAAACAGCAACCGATTTGTTTGGTGTCGAAGGGAGCTTTAAAAAGCTCGAGATCgattga
- the LOC127065120 gene encoding uncharacterized protein LOC127065120 isoform X1, with the protein MKSLIVSIVFVLSTSCLGEISHILSEYSTTTSTLLPPPQPYSFQYKAGRYPGHVDRIHQESGDGFGTIYGSYSFIDPKYKVRRVEYVADKNGFHPSLINYDDTLKQPVDSEAVKLAKEKHLQLYKKLAEANAQDIQINIPKDSVSVLKAKDEHLQLYQKIAEEHVAIASQRKAERAAYEATSIVNDVNEHQTY; encoded by the exons atgaagagttTGATCGTAAGT ATCGTCTTCGTTTTATCGACTTCCTGTCTCGGAGAGATCTCACACATTTTATCAGAATATTCGACAACTACCAGCACATTATTACCACCTCCACAACCATACAGTTTTCAATACAAAGCTGGGCGATATCCAGGACACGTTGATCGAATTCATCAAGAATCCGGAGATGGTTTTGGAACTATTTATG GATCTTATTCGTTCATCGATCCTAAATACAAAGTACGAAGAGTGGAATATGTAGCTGATAAAAATGGATTTCATCCGTCGTTAATAAATTACGACGATACGCTTAAACAGCCTGTTGATTCTGAAGCTGTGAAActcgcgaaagaaaaacatttgcAACTTTATAAAAAACTAGCTGAAGCTAATGCACAggatatacaaataaatataccaaag GATTCTGTTAGTGTATTAAAAGCGAAGGACGAACATTTACAACTCTACCAGAAGATTGCCGAAGAACACGTGGCTATCGCATCTCAAAGAAAAGCAGAACGTGCAGCGTATGAAGCAACTTCGATCGTTAATGACGTTAATGAACATcaaacatattaa
- the LOC127065120 gene encoding uncharacterized protein LOC127065120 isoform X2, with amino-acid sequence MKSLIIVFVLSTSCLGEISHILSEYSTTTSTLLPPPQPYSFQYKAGRYPGHVDRIHQESGDGFGTIYGSYSFIDPKYKVRRVEYVADKNGFHPSLINYDDTLKQPVDSEAVKLAKEKHLQLYKKLAEANAQDIQINIPKDSVSVLKAKDEHLQLYQKIAEEHVAIASQRKAERAAYEATSIVNDVNEHQTY; translated from the exons atgaagagttTGATC ATCGTCTTCGTTTTATCGACTTCCTGTCTCGGAGAGATCTCACACATTTTATCAGAATATTCGACAACTACCAGCACATTATTACCACCTCCACAACCATACAGTTTTCAATACAAAGCTGGGCGATATCCAGGACACGTTGATCGAATTCATCAAGAATCCGGAGATGGTTTTGGAACTATTTATG GATCTTATTCGTTCATCGATCCTAAATACAAAGTACGAAGAGTGGAATATGTAGCTGATAAAAATGGATTTCATCCGTCGTTAATAAATTACGACGATACGCTTAAACAGCCTGTTGATTCTGAAGCTGTGAAActcgcgaaagaaaaacatttgcAACTTTATAAAAAACTAGCTGAAGCTAATGCACAggatatacaaataaatataccaaag GATTCTGTTAGTGTATTAAAAGCGAAGGACGAACATTTACAACTCTACCAGAAGATTGCCGAAGAACACGTGGCTATCGCATCTCAAAGAAAAGCAGAACGTGCAGCGTATGAAGCAACTTCGATCGTTAATGACGTTAATGAACATcaaacatattaa
- the LOC127065116 gene encoding synaptosomal-associated protein 29, with the protein MAGQHYLSDTKNPFFELEDDIDDETFLKSAPTRASGSSYNYVNNFDNELEVKRQQLMQRRKEIEERTIHSSERSISLLRDSEQIGAATAEELIRQREQLERTEKRLDDINSTLRFSQKHIQGIKSVFGSLKNYLSGKSLDTPIPSTKLPESTSFGSTSSPTLSNSLDQVQTNMANNHPSLKFRGLVDDDDDEDRKTNSSTNNITKVLEKNLDEMSGSLARLKGLAIGLSEEIESQSDLIDNITDKTERTDITLQKQNKDLTYLLKK; encoded by the exons ATGGCAGGACAACATTATTTGAGTGATACAAAAAATCCATTTTTTGAATTAGAAGATGATATAGATGATGagacatttttaaaaagtgcACCAACAAGGGCATCTGGCTCATCGtataattatgttaataattttgacAATGAACTTGAAGTTAAACGTCAACAATTAATGcaacgtagaaaagaaatagaagagcgTACTATCCATTCATCAGAGcgatctatctctcttttaagAGACTCTGAACAGATTGGTGCAGCTACAGCAGAA GAATTAATTAGGCAAAGAGAACAATTAGAAAGGACAGAAAAGAGGTTGGATGATATTAACAGTACATTAAGATTTAGTCAAAAACATATTCAAGGTATAAAGAGTGTTTTTGgtagtttaaaaaattatcttagtGGAAAATCGCTTGACACTCCTATACCATCTACTAAACTACCAGAATCTACAAGTTTTGGATCTACATCATCGCCAACTTTATCTAATTCTTTAGATCAAGTGCAAACTAATATGGCTAATAACCATCCATCGCTTAAATTTCGAGGTCTTGtagatgatgatgacgatgaagatcgaaaaacaaattcatccacaaataatataacaaaagttctagaaaaaaatttagatGAAATGAGTGGATCTCTAGCACGATTAAAAGGTTTAGCAATTGGACTTTCAGAAGAGATTGAGTCACAAAGTGATTTAATTGACAATATAACAGATAAGACAGAAAGAACAGATATTACATTACAAAAACAGAATAAAGATCTTACATATTTACTGAAAAAGTAA
- the LOC127065124 gene encoding gamma-secretase subunit pen-2, with the protein MDLSKLTNEKKLHLCKWYFRVGFAFLPFLWTVNAIWFIREAFIVPPYEEQKQIKKYVIFSAIGAIIWMIILVTWVIIFQTQRAAWGEFADNISYIFPLGIP; encoded by the exons atggatttatcaaaactcacaaatgaaaagaaattacatcTTTGTAAATGGTATTTTCGTG ttggATTTGCATTTCTTCCGTTTCTTTGGACTGTTAATGCAATTTGGTTTATACGAGAGGCTTTTATTGTACCACCTTATGAGGAACAAAAAcagattaaaaaat ATGTAATATTTTCTGCCATTGGAGCTATCATATGGATGATTATTCTTGTTACTTGggttataatatttcaaacacAAAGAGCTGCATGGGGAGAATTTGCAGACAATATTAGTTATATCTTTCCTCTTGGTATACCTTAA
- the LOC127065092 gene encoding glucose-6-phosphate exchanger SLC37A2 isoform X1 encodes MILLKDAPWGLQMIEYITSKCCPHRRINRLIWHQGGIFALTYLSYTCYHMTRKPISVVKNVLSLNCSNLSPPPDIIINDTNRDTWCDWAPFDTSNAPALLGMLDSAFLFAYAAAMFLSGFIAERVNLRYFISLGMLTSGISCYLFGIARSYKIHNLWYFILVQAAGGVFQTSGWPGVVTVVGNWFGKGKRGLIFGIWNSHTSLGNILGTLIAAKFVESDWGLSFMIPGAIMGLAGFIIFLFLVPTPTDVGCSLPNSIGYRQLDGNSSDEDSIEDVEESHTNGEDRVIYRCVYREQNVTNDLASLRSETSPMLSTNRRLHNHARENAIGFFGAINIPGVLEYSSSLFFAKLVSYTLLYWLPLYIAVSSTYSTTLSAYLSALFDVGGIAGAIVAGILSDYSGMSALTCAVMLGFAIPTLFIYDYLESMSLSISILLLLTTGLLVNGPYALITTAVSAELGTHPSLGDSSKALATVTAIIDGTGSIGAAVGPLLTGFVSQWAGWHNVFYMLMFANMLALLFLSRLVYKDIRLYAQRRRAV; translated from the exons atgatattacTAAAAGATGCCCCATGGGGTTTACAAATGATTGAATATATAACATCTAAATGTTGTCCTCATCGTCGTATTAATCGACTTATATGGCATCAAGGAGGTATATTCGCTCTTACGTATTTATCATATACCTGTTACCATATGACAAGAAAGCCTATATCTGtggtaaaaaatgtattaagcCTTAACTGTAGTAATTTATCACCACCAcctgatattataattaatgataccAATCGAGATACATGGTGTGATTGGGCTCCATTtg aCACATCAAATGCTCCAGCATTACTTGGTATGTTAGATTCAGCATTTCTATTTGCATATGCAGCTGCCATGTTTCTCAG TGGATTTATTGCTGAACGTGTTAATCTACGTTATTTCATTTCCCTTGGTATGCTAACATCTGGtatttcttgttatttatttgGAATTGCTAGATCATATAAGATACATAATCTATGGTATTTTATTTTGGTTCAG gCTGCAGGTGGAGTATTTCAAACTTCAGGTTGGCCAGGTGTGGTAACAGTTGTGGGAAATTGGtttggaaaaggaaaacgaggCTTAATTTTTGGAATATGGAATTCTCATACATCTTTAGGAAATATATTGGGCACTTTAATTGCAGCTAAATTTGTTGAATCTGATTGGGGTTTAAGTTTCATGATACCAGGAGCTATAATGGGTTTGGCAggatttatcatttttttattcttagtACCTACACCCACTGATGTAGGATGTTCTCTTCCTAATTCTATTGGATATAGACAATTAGATGGAAATAGTTCAGATGAAGATAGTATTGAAGATGTTGAAGAATCTCATACTAATGGAGAAGAT CGTGTCATCTATCGCTGTGTCTACCGTGAACAAAATGTTACTAAC gaTTTAGCAAGTTTAAGATCTGAAACAAGTCCAATGTTATCAACAAATAGACGTTTACATAATCATGCCAGAGAAAATGCTATTGGATTTTTTGGAGCTATAAATATACCCGGTGTACTCGAATattcttcttcattattttttgccAAACTTGTAAGCTACACATTGCTTTACTGGTTGCCATTGTATATTGCAGTTTCAA GTACATATAGTACAACATTAAGTGCATATTTATCAGCATTATTTGATGTAGGAGGTATTGCAGGTGCAATAGTTGCTGGTATTTTATCAGACTACAGTGGTATGAGTGCTTTAACGTGTGCTGTAATGCTTGGATTTGCAATTCCAAca ttatttatttacgattatttaGAAAGTATGAGTTTAAGTATTagtatactattattattaacaacaGGACTGTTGGTTAATGGACCATATGCTTTAATAACAACTGCAGTATCTGCTGAATTAGGAACTCATCCTAGTTTGGGGGACAGTTCCAAAGCTTTAGCAACAGTCACTGCAATTATTGATGGAACAGGTAGTATTGGTGCTGCAGTTGGTCCACTATTAACAGGATTTGTTTCTCAATGGGCAGGATGGcataatgttttttatatgcTCATGTTTGCAAACATGTTAGCTCTACTT tttTTATCCAGATTAGTTTATAAAGATATACGATTGTATGCACAGCGACGAAGGGCTGTATAA
- the LOC127065092 gene encoding glucose-6-phosphate exchanger SLC37A2 isoform X2, with the protein MILLKDAPWGLQMIEYITSKCCPHRRINRLIWHQGGIFALTYLSYTCYHMTRKPISVVKNVLSLNCSNLSPPPDIIINDTNRDTWCDWAPFDTSNAPALLGMLDSAFLFAYAAAMFLSGFIAERVNLRYFISLGMLTSGISCYLFGIARSYKIHNLWYFILVQAAGGVFQTSGWPGVVTVVGNWFGKGKRGLIFGIWNSHTSLGNILGTLIAAKFVESDWGLSFMIPGAIMGLAGFIIFLFLVPTPTDVGCSLPNSIGYRQLDGNSSDEDSIEDVEESHTNGEDDLASLRSETSPMLSTNRRLHNHARENAIGFFGAINIPGVLEYSSSLFFAKLVSYTLLYWLPLYIAVSSTYSTTLSAYLSALFDVGGIAGAIVAGILSDYSGMSALTCAVMLGFAIPTLFIYDYLESMSLSISILLLLTTGLLVNGPYALITTAVSAELGTHPSLGDSSKALATVTAIIDGTGSIGAAVGPLLTGFVSQWAGWHNVFYMLMFANMLALLFLSRLVYKDIRLYAQRRRAV; encoded by the exons atgatattacTAAAAGATGCCCCATGGGGTTTACAAATGATTGAATATATAACATCTAAATGTTGTCCTCATCGTCGTATTAATCGACTTATATGGCATCAAGGAGGTATATTCGCTCTTACGTATTTATCATATACCTGTTACCATATGACAAGAAAGCCTATATCTGtggtaaaaaatgtattaagcCTTAACTGTAGTAATTTATCACCACCAcctgatattataattaatgataccAATCGAGATACATGGTGTGATTGGGCTCCATTtg aCACATCAAATGCTCCAGCATTACTTGGTATGTTAGATTCAGCATTTCTATTTGCATATGCAGCTGCCATGTTTCTCAG TGGATTTATTGCTGAACGTGTTAATCTACGTTATTTCATTTCCCTTGGTATGCTAACATCTGGtatttcttgttatttatttgGAATTGCTAGATCATATAAGATACATAATCTATGGTATTTTATTTTGGTTCAG gCTGCAGGTGGAGTATTTCAAACTTCAGGTTGGCCAGGTGTGGTAACAGTTGTGGGAAATTGGtttggaaaaggaaaacgaggCTTAATTTTTGGAATATGGAATTCTCATACATCTTTAGGAAATATATTGGGCACTTTAATTGCAGCTAAATTTGTTGAATCTGATTGGGGTTTAAGTTTCATGATACCAGGAGCTATAATGGGTTTGGCAggatttatcatttttttattcttagtACCTACACCCACTGATGTAGGATGTTCTCTTCCTAATTCTATTGGATATAGACAATTAGATGGAAATAGTTCAGATGAAGATAGTATTGAAGATGTTGAAGAATCTCATACTAATGGAGAAGAT gaTTTAGCAAGTTTAAGATCTGAAACAAGTCCAATGTTATCAACAAATAGACGTTTACATAATCATGCCAGAGAAAATGCTATTGGATTTTTTGGAGCTATAAATATACCCGGTGTACTCGAATattcttcttcattattttttgccAAACTTGTAAGCTACACATTGCTTTACTGGTTGCCATTGTATATTGCAGTTTCAA GTACATATAGTACAACATTAAGTGCATATTTATCAGCATTATTTGATGTAGGAGGTATTGCAGGTGCAATAGTTGCTGGTATTTTATCAGACTACAGTGGTATGAGTGCTTTAACGTGTGCTGTAATGCTTGGATTTGCAATTCCAAca ttatttatttacgattatttaGAAAGTATGAGTTTAAGTATTagtatactattattattaacaacaGGACTGTTGGTTAATGGACCATATGCTTTAATAACAACTGCAGTATCTGCTGAATTAGGAACTCATCCTAGTTTGGGGGACAGTTCCAAAGCTTTAGCAACAGTCACTGCAATTATTGATGGAACAGGTAGTATTGGTGCTGCAGTTGGTCCACTATTAACAGGATTTGTTTCTCAATGGGCAGGATGGcataatgttttttatatgcTCATGTTTGCAAACATGTTAGCTCTACTT tttTTATCCAGATTAGTTTATAAAGATATACGATTGTATGCACAGCGACGAAGGGCTGTATAA
- the LOC127065092 gene encoding glucose-6-phosphate exchanger SLC37A2 isoform X3 has translation MQLPCFSGDALNGFIAERVNLRYFISLGMLTSGISCYLFGIARSYKIHNLWYFILVQAAGGVFQTSGWPGVVTVVGNWFGKGKRGLIFGIWNSHTSLGNILGTLIAAKFVESDWGLSFMIPGAIMGLAGFIIFLFLVPTPTDVGCSLPNSIGYRQLDGNSSDEDSIEDVEESHTNGEDRVIYRCVYREQNVTNDLASLRSETSPMLSTNRRLHNHARENAIGFFGAINIPGVLEYSSSLFFAKLVSYTLLYWLPLYIAVSSTYSTTLSAYLSALFDVGGIAGAIVAGILSDYSGMSALTCAVMLGFAIPTLFIYDYLESMSLSISILLLLTTGLLVNGPYALITTAVSAELGTHPSLGDSSKALATVTAIIDGTGSIGAAVGPLLTGFVSQWAGWHNVFYMLMFANMLALLFLSRLVYKDIRLYAQRRRAV, from the exons ATGCAGCTGCCATGTTTCTCAGGTGACGCTTTAAA TGGATTTATTGCTGAACGTGTTAATCTACGTTATTTCATTTCCCTTGGTATGCTAACATCTGGtatttcttgttatttatttgGAATTGCTAGATCATATAAGATACATAATCTATGGTATTTTATTTTGGTTCAG gCTGCAGGTGGAGTATTTCAAACTTCAGGTTGGCCAGGTGTGGTAACAGTTGTGGGAAATTGGtttggaaaaggaaaacgaggCTTAATTTTTGGAATATGGAATTCTCATACATCTTTAGGAAATATATTGGGCACTTTAATTGCAGCTAAATTTGTTGAATCTGATTGGGGTTTAAGTTTCATGATACCAGGAGCTATAATGGGTTTGGCAggatttatcatttttttattcttagtACCTACACCCACTGATGTAGGATGTTCTCTTCCTAATTCTATTGGATATAGACAATTAGATGGAAATAGTTCAGATGAAGATAGTATTGAAGATGTTGAAGAATCTCATACTAATGGAGAAGAT CGTGTCATCTATCGCTGTGTCTACCGTGAACAAAATGTTACTAAC gaTTTAGCAAGTTTAAGATCTGAAACAAGTCCAATGTTATCAACAAATAGACGTTTACATAATCATGCCAGAGAAAATGCTATTGGATTTTTTGGAGCTATAAATATACCCGGTGTACTCGAATattcttcttcattattttttgccAAACTTGTAAGCTACACATTGCTTTACTGGTTGCCATTGTATATTGCAGTTTCAA GTACATATAGTACAACATTAAGTGCATATTTATCAGCATTATTTGATGTAGGAGGTATTGCAGGTGCAATAGTTGCTGGTATTTTATCAGACTACAGTGGTATGAGTGCTTTAACGTGTGCTGTAATGCTTGGATTTGCAATTCCAAca ttatttatttacgattatttaGAAAGTATGAGTTTAAGTATTagtatactattattattaacaacaGGACTGTTGGTTAATGGACCATATGCTTTAATAACAACTGCAGTATCTGCTGAATTAGGAACTCATCCTAGTTTGGGGGACAGTTCCAAAGCTTTAGCAACAGTCACTGCAATTATTGATGGAACAGGTAGTATTGGTGCTGCAGTTGGTCCACTATTAACAGGATTTGTTTCTCAATGGGCAGGATGGcataatgttttttatatgcTCATGTTTGCAAACATGTTAGCTCTACTT tttTTATCCAGATTAGTTTATAAAGATATACGATTGTATGCACAGCGACGAAGGGCTGTATAA